The Fusobacterium sp. DD2 DNA window TACAAAACTGGTAGAGAGGGTAAAAGCACTTGGACTGAAGTTTTTTCCAACTATGCTCTACTGTGTAATAAGAGGAGTAAATGAAAATAAGGAATTTAGAATGGGATATAAAGATGGAGAGCTGGGATACTGGGATTGGTGTGATCCATCATACACTGTATTTCATCCAGATGATAAGACTTTTTCAGATATATGGAGCAGCTACTATAAAGAGTTTCCAAAATTCTATAAAGGTGTAGTAGATGATATAGAAAAATATAAGGATATAAAAGGGGTAAAGACAAAAGGTGGACGTGGAGATAATTTCTGTCCAATTTCAAGTGTGCCATGGGTGAGTTTTACATCATTAAGCCATGATACTCCAGGTGAGTCAGGGATGTTTTTCCCAGTAATTGTATTTGGAAAATACCATGAAAAGGATGGGAAAATAGTGATTCCCCTTTCTATCTATGTAAATCATGCAGCAGCAGATGGATGGCATACATCAAAACTAGTAAAAGATATAGAAAATATAGCTGAGTCAGTGGACAGCTGGGTAAAGTAGAGGAAAATTATGATATATATAGCAGTTGCTTTAGGAGCAGAAGGAAAAAAGATAATAGATTATTATGGACTTAAAAGGGATAACAGTATTAAAAAATTTCAGGTATTTAAAAATGATAGGATAACCCTTGTAATAACTGGAGTTGGAATGCTAAATGCCCTTGCAGGAACTGTTTTTTTACTTACACCTGGATGTG harbors:
- a CDS encoding chloramphenicol acetyltransferase — encoded protein: MFKKIDMEKWERREHFKYYMGVLKTNYSFNVEIDITKLVERVKALGLKFFPTMLYCVIRGVNENKEFRMGYKDGELGYWDWCDPSYTVFHPDDKTFSDIWSSYYKEFPKFYKGVVDDIEKYKDIKGVKTKGGRGDNFCPISSVPWVSFTSLSHDTPGESGMFFPVIVFGKYHEKDGKIVIPLSIYVNHAAADGWHTSKLVKDIENIAESVDSWVK